CACCTCCTCGTCGCCGAGCAGGGTGACGAAGCAGTCCTCGTGCTCGGCCCGGTACGGGAGGAAGTCCAGGCGCTCGGTGCGCAGTACGGGGGTCATGGCAGCTCCTCGAAAGGTGTCGCGGTGCGGTGGGGGCCGAGGGCGGTGGGGCGCCGGTACGGCGTGTCGAGAGCGTGGGGGCACGGGTGGGCGAGGGGCGTGGGGGGCGCCGGGCCGGCGGTGCGGCCGGCCCGGCGCGGTGGTGCTGCGGGGCCCGTCAGGCTCCGGCGTTCTCCATGCGCTCGCGCAGGCTGCGCGGGCGCATGTCGGTCCAGACCTCGTCGACGTAGGCGGAGCACTCGGCCTCGGTGCCCTCCTTGCCGACGGGCTGCCAGCCCGCGGGCACCTCGACGTCGACCGGCCACAGGGAGTACTGCTCCTCGTCGTTGCGCAGCACCTGGTAGCGGGTGTTCTCGTCCATGTCGTCCTCTTCTTCCTCGGTCGTGCGGCGGGGTCCGGTCCGGTCCGCCGTGGTGGGGT
This is a stretch of genomic DNA from Streptomyces sp. TG1A-8. It encodes these proteins:
- a CDS encoding MbtH family NRPS accessory protein encodes the protein MDENTRYQVLRNDEEQYSLWPVDVEVPAGWQPVGKEGTEAECSAYVDEVWTDMRPRSLRERMENAGA